A genome region from Eurosta solidaginis isolate ZX-2024a chromosome 2, ASM4086904v1, whole genome shotgun sequence includes the following:
- the ck gene encoding myosin-VIIa, which yields MVIVTRGDYIWIEPASGREFDVAIGARVISAEGRRIQVRDDDGNEIWLSPERRIKAMHASSVQGVEDMISLGDLHEAGILRNLLIRYKENLIYTYTGSILVAVNPYQILPIYTGDQIKLYKERKIGELPPHIFAIGDNAYAHMKRYRQDQCIVISGESGAGKTESTKLILQYLAAISGKHSWIEQQILEANPILEAFGNAKTVRNDNSSRFGKYIDIHFSSSGVIEGAKIEQYLLEKSRIVSQNHSERNYHVFYCLLAGLSGEEKRRLDLGNAADYRYLTGGDCIKCEGRDDAAEFSDIRSAMKVLLFSDQEIWEIIKLLAALLHCGNIRYKATVVNNLDATEIPEHINVERVAALLGLPMQPLIDALTRRTLFAHGETVVSTLSREQSVDVRDAFVKGIYGRLFVHIVRKINSAIFKPRGTSRNAIGVLDIFGFENFDENSFEQFCINYANENLQQFFVQHIFKLEQEEYNHEAINWQHIEFVDNQDALDLIAIKQLNIMALIDEEARFPKGTDTTMLAKLHKTHGAHKNYLKPKSDINTSFGLNHFAGVVFYDTSGFLDKNRDTFSPDLLHLVSQSSNRFLRQIFNHDIEMGAETRKRTPTLSTQFRKSLDALMKTLSSCQPFFIRCIKPNELKKPMLFDRGLCCRQLRYSGMMETIRIRRAGYPIRHGFRDFVERYRFLISGVPPAHRTDCRIATARICAIVLGKSDYQLGHTKVFLKDAHDLFLEQERDRVLTRKILILQRTIRGWVYRRRYMRMRAAVITVQRFWKGYAQRQRYRHMRVGYMRLQALIRSRVLSHRFRHLRGHIVGLQAHARGYLVRREYGHKMWAIIKIQSHARRMIAMRKYQKLREEYKQFAEVLHLRKLEEQELLHKGNKHAREIAEQHYRDRLHELERREIEKEIEERRRVEVKKNIINDASRRQDEPVDDSKLVEAMFDFLPDSSSEAPTPHGGRETSVFNDLPHNNMTNHEDIIGPMHVSEDEEDLSEFKFQKFAATYFQGNVTHQYSKKALKHPLLPLHTQGDQLAAQALWITILRFTGDMPEPKYHTMDRMDTTSVMSKVTATLGRNFIRSKEFQEAQLMGLDPEAFLKQKPRSIRHKLVSLTLKRKNKLGEDVRRRLQDEEYTEDSYQSWLQSRPTSNLEKLHFIIGHGILRAELRDEIYCQICKQLTNNPLKSSHARGWILLSLCVGCFAPSEKFVNYLRAFIREGPPGYAPYCEERLKRTFNNGTRNQPPSWLELQATKSKKPIMLPITFMDGNTKTLLADSATTARELCNQLSDKIALRDQFGFSLYIALFDKVSSLGSGGDHVMDAISQCEQYAKEQGAQERNAPWRLFFRKEIFAPWHDPTQDQVATNLIYQQVVRGVKFGEYRCDKEDDLAMIAAQQYFIEYGTDMSMERLFTLLPNFIPDFCLTGIEKAIERWAALVLQAYKKSYYVRDKVAALKIKEDIVSYAKLKWPLLFSRFYEAYRNSGPNLPKNDVIIAVNWTGVYVVDDQEQVLLELSFPEITAVSSQKTNKVFTQTFSLSTVRGEEFTFQSPNAEDIRDLVVYFLDGLKKRSHFVIAIQDYRAPSDGSSFLSFLKGDLIILEDESCGESVLNNGWCIGRCERTQERGDFPAETVYVLPTLTKPPQDILALFNIDEAHHGRRLSMVSNGVPETRDRPYTLMEYAMDHFRLPPKRTMSKTLTLSSKRADEIWRYSRDPIKAPLLRKLQSKEELAEEACFAFAAILKYMGDLPSKRPRMGNEITDHIFDGPLKHEILRDEIYCQIMKQLTDNRNRISEERGWELMWLAAGLFACSQTLLKELMMFLRTRRHPISQDSMHRLQKTIRNGQRKYPPHQVEVEAIQHKTTQIFHKVYFPDDTDEAFEVDSSTRAKDFCHNISQRLSLRTSEGFSLFVKIADKVISVPEGDFFFDFVRHLTDWIKKARPIRDGSNPQFTYQVFFMKKLWTNTVPGKDRNADLIFHYHQELPKLLRGYHKCSREEAAKLAALVYRVRYGENKQELQAIPQMLRELIPSDIMKMQSTNEWKRAIVASYNQDGGMSSEDAKVAFLKIVYRWPTFGSAFFEVKQTTEPNYPEMLLIAINKHGVSLIHPVTKDILITHPFTRISNWSSGNTYFHMTIGNLVRGSKLLCETSLGYKMDDLLTSYISLMLTNMNKNRTVRAN from the exons ATGGTGATTGTAACACGA GGTGACTACATCTGGATAGAACCCGCATCGGGTAGAGAATTCGATGTAGCCATTGGCGCTCGTGTCATATCAGCCGAAGGTAGACGCATACAAGTACGCGATGACGATGGCAATGAGATTTGGCTATCGCCCGAAAGGCGCATCAAAGCGATGCATGCCTCCTCGGTGCAGGGTGTGGAGGATATGATATCGTTGGGCGATTTACACGAGGCGGGCATCTTAAGAAATTTACTCATACGCTATAAGGAGAATTTAATTTAT ACTTACACCGGTTCCATATTGGTCGCTGTTAATCCTTATCAAATTTTACCCATCTACACAGGCGAtcaaattaaattatataaagaACGAAAAATCGGTGAACTACCACCGCACATATTCGCGATCGGTGATAATGCTTATGCGCATATGAAGCGCTATCGTCAAGATCAATGTATTGTCATATCGGGCGAATCGGGCGCTGGCAAAACGGAGAGCACAAAATTAATATTGCAATATTTAGCGGCGATAAGTGGCAAGCACTCATGGATCGAACAACAAATACTCGAAGCCAATCCCATACTCGAAGCATTTGGTAATGCAAAAACTGTGCGCAATGATAATTCATCGCG CTTTGGCAAATATATTGACATACACTTTAGTTCGAGTGGTGTAATTGAAGGCGCTAAAATCGAACAATATCTTTTGGAAAAATCTCGAATAGTTTCGCAAAATCATAGCGAACGTAATTATCATGTATTCTATTGTCTATTGGCTGGTTTGTCCGGGGAGGAGAAGAGACGTTTAGATTTGGGAAATGCTGCTGATTATAG ATATCTCACTGGCGGCGATTGCATCAAATGCGAGGGACGCGACGATGCGGCTGAGTTTTCCGATATACGATCCGCCATGAAAGTGTTGCTCTTCTCCGATCAAGAAATATGGGAAATCATAAAATTACTGGCTGCTCTGCTACATTGCGGCAACATCAGATACAAAGCGACCGTGGTCAACAATCTCGATGCTACCGAAATACCCGAACATATCAATGTGGAACGTGTAGCTGCATTGCTCGGTCTACCCATGCAACCGTTGATCGATGCGCTCACGCGTCGTACACTCTTCGCTCATGGTGAAACAGTTGTATCAACGCTCTCACGTGAGCAATCTGTAGACGTGCGCGACGCGTTCGTGAAAGGCATATATGGGCGTCTCTTCGTGCATATTGTACGAAAGATAAATTCTGCGATTTTCAAACCGCGCGGAACTTCACGTAACGCCATAGGCGTGCTAGATATATTTGGTTTTGAGAATTTCGATGAAAATAGTTTTGAACAATTTTGCATAAATTATGCGAATGAGAATTTACAGCAGTTTTTCGTGCAACATATTTTTAAACTCGAACAAGAGGAGTACAATCATGAGGCCATCAATTGGCAGCATATTGAATTTGTGGATAATCAGGATGCGCTCGATTTGATTGCCATTAAGCAGCTGAATATTATGGCATTGATTGATGAAGAGGCGCGTTTTCCAAAAGGCACAGATACAACGATGTTGGCTAAATTGCATAAAACGCATGGCGCGCACAAAAACTATTTAAAACCAAAATCGGATATAAACACCAGTTTTGGTTTGAATCATTTCGCCGGCGTAGTTTTCTATGACACCAGCGGTTTTCTGGATAAGAATCGCGATACGTTCAGTCCCGATTTACTGCATTTGGTTAGTCAGAGCTCGAATAGATTCTTACGTCAAATTTTCAATCACGATATTGAAATGGGCGCTGAAACACGCAAACGAACACCCACACTCTCAACACAATTTCGCAAAAGCTTGGATGCGCTCATGAAAACGCTGAGCAGTTGTCAACCCTTTTTTATACGCTGCATTAAACCGAACGAGCTAAAGAAACCCATGTTGTTCGATCGCGGTTTGTGTTGCCGCCAGCTGCGATACTCCGGCATGATGGAAACAATACGCATAAGACGTGCTGGCTATCCCATACGTCATGGTTTTCGCGATTTTGTTGAACGCTATCGTTTTCTGATATCAGGCGTACCGCCAGCGCATCGTACTGACTGCCGTATCGCTACTGCGCGCATATGCGCTATTGTGCTCGGCAAATCAGATTATCAGCTGGGTCACACAAAAGTGTTTCTTAAGGATGCGCATGATTTGTTTCTCGAGCAGGAGCGCGATCGTGTGCTGACGCGTAAAATACTGATTTTACAGCGCACCATACGCGGTTGGGTTTATAGACGTCGTTACATGCGCATGCGCGCTGCTGTTATCACCGTACAACGTTTTTGGAAAGGTTATGCACAACGTCAGCGCTATCGCCATATGCGCGTTGGTTATATGCGCTTGCAAGCGCTTATACGTTCGCGTGTGCTGTCGCATCGTTTTCGTCATTTACGCGGTCATATTGTGGGTTTGCAAGCGCATGCGCGTGGTTATTTGGTAAGACGCGAATATGGTCATAAAATGTGGGCAATTATTAAGATACAATCACATGCGCGACGCATGATTGCTATGCGTAAGTATCAGAAGTTGCGCGAGGAATACAAACAATTTGCGGAGGTGCTGCACTTGCGCAAGTTGGAGGAGCAAGAGTTGTTGCATAAAGGTAATAAGCATGCGCGTGAAATTGCTGAACAGCATTATCGCGATCGTTTGCATGAGTTGGAGCGGCGCGAGATAGAAAAAGAGATTGAGGAGCGTAGGCGCGTTGAGGTGAAGAAGAATATTATAAATGATGCATCACGTAGGCAAGACGAGCCGGTGGATGATAGTAAGTTGGTGGAAGCGATGTTCGATTTTCTGCCCGATTCTAGTTCGGAAGCGCCAACGCCGCATGGTGGACGTGAAACGTCGGTGTTTAACGATTTGCCGCACAATAATATGACAAATCATGAG GACATAATTGGCCCTATGCATGTGTCCGAAGATGAGGAAGATCTCTCAGAGTTCAAATTCCAAAAATTCGCTGCTACGTACTTCCAAGGAAATGTGACGCATCAGTACTCGAAGAAAGCATTAAAGCATCCGCTGCTGCCACTGCACACACAAGGCGATCAATTAGCTGCGCAAGCGCTCTGGATTACCATATTGCGTTTTACGGGTGATATgccagaaccaaaatatcataCAATGGATCGCATGGATACCACATCTGTGATGTCGAAGGTCACTGCCACGCTCGGGCGTAATTTCATTAGGAGTAAA GAATTCCAAGAAGCACAACTGATGGGACTTGATCCCGAAGCTTTTCTCAAGCAAAAACCACGCTCCATACGCCACAAGCTTGTCTCGCTTACACTGAAGCGTAAAAACAAACTTGGTGAAGATGTACGCCGGCGCCTGCAAGACGAGGAATATACCGAGGATAGTTATCAATCTTGGTTGCAATCGCGCCCAACATCGAATCTGGAAAAATTACATTTCATTATTGGCCATGGCATATTGCGCGCTGAGCTGCGCGATGAAATTTATTGTCAAATATGTAAGCAGTTAACAAATAATCCGCTCAAATCTTCACATGCACGAGGTTGGATTTTGCTTTCGCTATGCGTTGGCTGTTTTGCGCCTTCTGAGAAGTTCGTGAACTATTTGCGCGCATTCATACGTGAAGGACCGCCTGGTTATGCGCCTTATTGTGAAGAGCGCTTGAAGCGTACTTTTAACAATGGCACGCGTAATCAGCCGCCATCTTGGCTCGAACTGCAGGCTACCAAGTCAAAGAAGCCTATAATGCTACCTATCACCTTCATGGACGGTAACACGAAAACGTTGCTCGCTGATTCGGCAACTACAGCGCGCGAGCTATGTAATCAATTGTCCGACAAGATTGCGCTCAGAGATCAATTTGGTTTCTCCCTCTACATTGCGCTTTTCGATAAGGTATCCTCGTTGGGCAGTGGTGGCGATCATGTTATGGACGCTATCTCACAGTGCGAGCAGTACGCGAAAGAGCAAGGCGCGCAAGAACGCAATGCGCCGTGGCGTTTGTTCTTCCGCAAAGAGATCTTTGCGCCATGGCATGATCCCACACAAGATCAGGTCGCTACAAATCTTATTTATCAGCAAGTGGTGCGCGGTGTCAAGTTTGGCGAATATCGTTGCGACAAGGAGGATGACTTGGCAATGATTGCTGCGCAGCAATACTTTATCGAATATGGCACGGATATGTCTATGGAGCGTCTGTTCACGCTGTTGCCCAACTTCATACCAGATTTCTGTTTGACAGGCATTGAGAAGGCGATCGAACGTTGGGCCGCCTTGGTATTGCAGGCTTACAAGAAATCTTACTACGTGCGCGATAAGGTCGCAGCGCTTAAAATCAAAGAGGATATAGTGAGTTATGCTAAGCTGAAATGGCCGTTGCTATTCTCACGCTTTTACGAGGCCTACCGTAACTCTGGACCAAATTTGCCCAAGAATGATGTTATAATTGCGGTGAATTGGACGGGTGTATATGTGGTGGATGATCAAGAACAGGTGCTATTGGAATTGAGTTTCCCAGAGATCACTGCAGTATCAAGTCAGAAGACCAACAAAGTATTCACACAAACTTTTAGTTTATCCACAGTACGCGGCGAGGAGTTCACGTTCCAGAGCCCGAATGCGGAGGATATCAGAGATTTGGTGGTGTACTTTTTGGACGGACTAAAGAAGCG CTCTCACTTCGTAATCGCCATTCAAGACTATCGTGCACCTTCAGATGGCTCTAGCTTTCTATCATTCCTCAAAGGCGATCTCATCATACTCGAAGACGAATCATGTGGCGAATCGGTGCTCAACAATGGCTGGTGCATTGGACGCTGCGAGCGCACACAAGAACGTGGTGATTTTCCTGCCGAAACTGTTTATGTCCTGCCTACGCTCACCAAGCCGCCACAAGACATACTAGCACTATTCAACATAGATGAGGCGCACCATGGTCGTCGCTTGAGTATGGTATCGAATGGTGTGCCCGAAACACGTGATCGTCCATATACACTAATGGAATACGCCATGGATCACTTCCGTTTGCCGCCCAAACGCACAATGTCCAAAACCCTGACATTAAGTTCGAAACGCGCCGATGAGATTTGGCGTTACTCGCGTGATCCCATTAAAGCGCCTTTGTTGCGTAAACTGCAGAGCAAAGAAGAGCTCGCTGAAGAGGCTTGTTTTGCTTTTGCTGCCATACTAAAATATATGGGCGATTTGCCATCGAAGCGTCCGCGCATGGGTAACGAGATCACCGATCACATTTTCGATGGCCCACTGAAACATGAAATCTTGCGCGATGAAATTTATTGTCAAATTATGAAACAACTAACCGATAATCGTAATCGCATTTCTGAGGAACGTGGTTGGGAGTTAATGTGGCTCGCCGCAGGTCTCTTTGCTTGCTCGCAAACTTTACTGAAAGAGCTGATGATGTTTTTGCGCACACGTCGTCATCCCATATCACAGGATTCTATGCATCGTTTGCAGAAAACCATACGTAATGGTCAGCGCAAATATCCGCCTCATCAAGTGGAGGTTGAAGCGATACAGCACAAAACCACACAAATCTTCCACAAAGTTTATTTTCCTGATGATACTGATGAAGCGTTCGAGGTCGACTCATCTACGCGCGCTAAAGATTTTTGCCACAATATTTCACAACGCTTATCGTTACGCACCAGTGAAGGTTTCTCACTATTCGTTAAGATAGCTGATAAAGTAATTTCTGTTCCAGAGGGTGATTTCTTTTTTGACTTTGTACGTCATTTGACTGATTGGATTAAGAAAGCGCGCCCCATACGAGATGGTTCAAATCCACAATTTACCTATCAGGTATTCTTTATGAAAAAGTTATGGACGAATACGGTGCCAGGAAAGGATCGCAATGCGGATCTAATATTTCACTATCATCAAGAGCTGCCGAAATTGTTGCGTGGTTATCATAAATGCTCGCGTGAAGAGGCTGCGAAGTTGGCGGCGTTGGTTTATCGCGTGCGATATGGCGAGAATAAACAAGAGCTACAAGCCATACC ACAAATGCTACGCGAGCTTATACCCTCCGATATTATGAAAATGCAAAGCACTAACGAATGGAAGCGTGCAATTGTGGCTTCGTACAATCAGGATGGTG